From Mangifera indica cultivar Alphonso unplaced genomic scaffold, CATAS_Mindica_2.1 Un_0001, whole genome shotgun sequence, the proteins below share one genomic window:
- the LOC123205081 gene encoding probable disease resistance protein At4g27220 yields MEETAGNAVLEVGKCLSAPIGRQFMYLYNYNTNFHNLKKEAGKLKDARDEVKAKVVAAENNVEKIKQTVKDWQGDVDSTIEETDKLIQEKSNSSCFNLITYYKNGRKAWKKLNAITELLQEKVTFAQVSLPTAHEVIRLTNKDYEEFESRRSVFNNVLKSLDDPEVGIIGVYGMGGIGKTTLVKEVGHQAKKNHFLDEVVFVEVSDKPDTKKIQDELANQLGVKFDTEAERVSKLNARLKNDKKVLVILDNIWERLDLEALGIPCGDGRGGCKLLLTARNRNVLWSMDSKKDFSMGVLKEEEAWRLFKKMAGDVVDQTNKLNTLSNDVCNECRGLPIVITTIARALRNRRHQSQWKEALRELRMPSPTKFAGLLEEEYSKIALSYNYLKGDELKKILLICSLLKNNTTISDLFKLIMGLDILKGVNLTMEQARNKLESLVYELKESCLLLDDSTSEEFSMHDVVRSIAITIAYKDHHVFTERNDMVMEWSDKEQLKKCTKISLADCNMISETWPQGLDCPKLEFFSTRMNGSFEIPEDFFVRMGNLKVLSFLHLDELSLPTSLGLLTNLQTLCLDYGTFSDITIIGELRKLKILSLQCCKIKQLPEEISKLTQLRLLDLSGCWRLKVIVSNVISNLFRLEELYMSGCSILWNVEILEELKHLSQLTTLEIYISNDQILRKDFFPKNLERYKISIGNGATNFGSSRIHGDDWKFMHVESYLLNKFATLRTLKVNFSSIIWQEELQCFSNVEFLCLDKLQGIKNDLSELDNKGFSELKYLYVHNNPNIVCIVDSTKCIPHDVFPLLESLIFFNLINLEKICYGLPSTKSFYNLKFIEMKNCNKLENIFSFSNASRSLPQLQLIKVEDCKNLTEIFAVESKNRVDKNEVIDNIEFCQLRSLTLINLPKIASFYSNTNIVSTSQKTQKELTINLEFNDINLEDEKIATVVFPCLEELKLGAINSEKIWDNKLSTTSCCYRNLKRLIVDSYQKLKFVFPSSIIKSFEQLQHHEISCCKELNEIVAKEETEGTTTFIFPRIAFLKLKELSELTTFSHGKHNSNWPMLKELEVYDCSRLDIFTSEHKVVVPNLEVLELRSVNSEILWDSQYVAISSCYQHLTNLILNGCEKLKYVFLPSMVKSFERLEHIEICNCSVLKEIISKEMEANKTFVFPRETFLKLENLPEFATFYPGVYTSEWPVLKKLEKLANGFCQGRSRSAWASAWEKLASARQKQLLPPGRSSFYHLAEFASAFGRRKN; encoded by the exons ATGGAAGAAACTGCTGGGAATGCTGTTTTAGAAGTTGGAAAGTGCTTAAGTGCTCCGATTGGCCGTCAGTTTATGTACTTGTACAACTACAATACCAACTTTCACAATCTTAAAAAAGAAGCTGGAAAGCTGAAGGATGCAAGAGATGAGGTGAAGGCTAAGGTTGTTGCTGCTGAAAATAATGTGGAAAAGATCAAACAGACTGTTAAAGACTGGCAGGGGGATGTGGATTCCACCATTGAAGAAACAGACAAGCTGATTCAAGAGAAATCAAACAGCAGTTGTTTCAACTTGATCACTTACTACAAAAATGGCAGGAAAGCATGGAAAAAGCTGAACGCTATAACTGAACTTCTTCAGGAAAAAGTAACATTTGCTCAGGTTTCTCTTCCTACCGCTCACGAAGTCATTCGGCTCACTAACAAAGATTATGAGGAATTTGAATCAAGAAGGTCAGTTTTCAACAATGTGCTGAAGTCATTAGATGATCCTGAGGTTGGAATTATTGGGGTTTATGGAATGGGTGGAATTGGTAAAACCACACTGGTCAAAGAAGTTGGTCATCAAGCCAAGAAAAACCATTTCTTGGATGAGGTGGTTTTCGTAGAGGTATCTGATAAACCAGATACTAAAAAGATTCAAGATGAACTTGCGAATCAGTTAGGTGTGAAATTTGATACGGAGGCTGAACGAGTGAGCAAGTTGAATGCGAGACTGAAGAATGATAAGAAAGTgcttgtaattttagataatatatggGAACGATTAGATTTGGAGGCTCTCGGTATTCCTTGTGGAGATGGCCGTGGGGGATGTAAATTATTGCTGACAGCAAGAAATCGTAATGTATTATGGAGTATGGATTCCAAGAAAGATTTCTCGATGGGTGTCttaaaggaagaagaagcttgGAGATTGTTTAAGAAGATGGCAG GTGATGTTgttgatcaaacaaataagCTGAATACTCTGTCGAATGATGTGTGCAACGAATGTCGAGGTTTGCCAATTGTCATTACTACAATAGCAAGAGCATTAAGGAATAGGAGACATCAATCTCAATGGAAAGAAGCCTTGCGAGAGCTAAGAATGCCTTCTCCAACAAAGTTTGCAGGCTTGCTAGAAGAGGAATATTCAAAGATAGCATTGAgttataattatctaaaaggTGATGAGCTCAAGAAAATTCTGCTAATCTGTAGTCTACTGAAAAATAATACTACAATTTCAGACTTGTTCAAACTCATTATGGGTTTAGATATATTGAAAGGAGTTAATCTTACTATGGAACAAGCACGAAATAAGCTGGAAAGTCTTGTCTATGAACTCAAGGAATCTTGCTTGTTGCTTGATGATTCAACTAGTGAAGAGTTTTCCATGCATGATGTTGTTCGTTCAATTGCCATAACAATTGCATATAAAGATCATCATGTATTTACGGAGCGAAATGACATGGTGATGGAATGGTCAGATAAAGAGCAATTGAAAAAATGCACTAAAATCTCACTAGCTGATTGTAATATGATTAGTGAGACTTGGCCTCAAGGTTTGGATTGtccaaaacttgaatttttcagtACAAGGATGAATGGTTCTTTTGAAATCCCTGAAGATTTTTTTGTGAGGATGGGAAACCTCAAGGTTCTAAGTTTCTTACACCTAGATGAATTGTCCTTGCCAACATCTCTTGGTCTTCTCACAAATCTTCAAACGTTATGTTTGGATTATGGGACATTTTCAGATATAACAATCATTGGAGAGTTGAGAAAACTAAAGATTCTTAGCTTGCAATGTTGTAAGATTAAGCAGTTGCCTGAAGAAATAAGTAAATTGACTCAATTGAGGTTATTAGATTTAAGTGGTTGTTGGAGACTAAAAGTTATAGTATCAAATGTTATATCAAACTTATTCCGATTGGAAGAATTGTATATGAGTGGATGCTCTATTTTGTGGAATGTTGAAATACTTGAGGAGTTGAAGCATTTGTCTCAATTGACAACTTTAGagatatatatttcaaatgatcaaattttgcGAAAAGACTTCTTCCCCAAAAATTTGGAGAGGTACAAAATATCAATTGGAAATGGGGCTACTAATTTTGGTAGTTCTCGCATACATGGTGATGATTGGAAGTTCATGCATGTTGAAAGCTATTTGTTAAATAAGTTTGCTACTTTAAGAACGCTGAAAGTGAATTTTAGTTCTATCATCTGGCAAGAGGAATTGCAATGCTTCTCGAATGTTGAATTCTTATGCTTAGACAAATTGCAAGGTATCAAGAATGACCTCTCTGAATTAGACAATAAGGGTTTTTCTGAATTAAAATATCTCTATGTCCATAATAATCCTAACATCGTGTGCATTGTTGACTCAACAAAGTGCATACCTCATGATGTCTTTCCCCTCCTGgaatctttgatttttttcaacttGATTAACTTGGAAAAGATATGTTATGGTCTACCCTCAACAAAGTCTTTCtacaacttaaaatttatagaaatgAAAAACTGTAATAAGTTAGAAAATATCTTCTCATTCTCCAATGCTAGTAGAAGCCTTCCACAACTTCAATTAATTAAGGTGGaagattgcaagaatttgacTGAGATTTTTGCTGTTGAAAGTAAAAATAGAGTAGACAAAAATGAGGTAATtgataatattgaattttgtcAATTACGCTCCTTGACTTTGATTAATCTTCCAAAGATTGCAAGCTTCTACTCAAATACAAATATAGTTTCAACATCGCAAAAGACACAAAAAGAATTGACAATTAATTTGGAGTTCAATGATATCAATTTGGAGGATGAGAAAATTGCTACT GTTGTTTTCCCTTGTTTGGAAGAATTAAAGCTTGGAGCAATTAATTCTGAGAAAATTTGGGATAACAAACTTTCAACAACCTCTTGTTGCTATCGGAATTTGAAAAGATTGATTGTGGATAGCtatcaaaaactaaaatttgtgttTCCATCATCTATAATCAAAAGCTTTGAGCAACTTCAACACCATGAGATAAGTTGTTGTAAGGAATTAAATGAGATTGTTGCCAAAGAAGAAACAGAGGGTACTACTACATTTATTTTTCCAAGGATAgcttttttgaaacttaaagaaTTGTCAGAGCTTACTACATTCTCCCATGGTAAACACAACTCAAATTGGCCTATGTTAAAGGAGTTGGAGGTGTATGATTGTAGTAGACTAGACATATTTACTTCAGAACATAAG GTTGTTGTCCCCAATTTGGAGGTCTTAGAACTGCGTTCAGTCAATTCTGAAATACTCTGGGATAGTCAATATGTGGCAATTTCTTCTTGCTATCAACACTTGACAAACTTGATCCTGAATGGTtgtgaaaaactaaaatatgtatttttaccATCCATGGTGAAAAGTTTTGAGCGGCTTGAACACATTGAGATATGCAATTGTAGTGTGTTGAAGGAGATTATTTCAAAAGAAATGGAAGCAAACAAGACATTTGTATTTCCACGAGAAACCTTCCTAAAACTGGAAAATTTGCCCGAATTTGCAACTTTCTATCCTGGAGTATACACTTCTGAATGGCCAGTGTTAAAGAAGTTGGAG